Below is a window of Halarcobacter anaerophilus DNA.
GATAATATATATCCTTCATATTGGCTCATATAGGTTAACAGTCTTGCTAATTCACCTTTTGTATTAGGTAAACTTACGACCATTTTATATTGATAAAGGGTATCTTTTGTCCACTTACAAAATAACATAGGTTCATTGCTCATTATTTTTTTGTAAGCTTTATCACACATTTTGTGATGAATAACCGCTTTGTTTCCCTCTTTGAAAGCAACAATTTCATCGGCAAATTTAGGGTGACAGCAGTGGTCAAATGATACAGAATTTATGCTAAAATTTGAGTATATAATAAGATTATCAAATTTATATCTTTTGATTTTACTGGTATATATTTTAAATCTAGCTACAAAACCTCTGTGCTGTATAATTTTTTTCTCAATTTCATGTTTGACATGTTTAAAATAATCCAGAATTTGGGGTACTTTATAAAGTGACTCAAATTTATATATTGAAGTTACTTTCTCCATATATTTAGAGAATACAGTATTTATTATATTTCTTCCCGTTAATTCATCTATCTCTTTAATTCTTTGAGAGCAAAGAAGTCTTATCTGTTTTTTTGCTCTGTTTGTTTTTACCATCTCTATCCATGAACATCTAGGAATAGCATAATCAACGGTTTTAATAGATACGATATCTGAGCTGTGAAGTTCCGTCAATAAAGGTTTTTTTATCTTATTTATATAACATTCGACTGCATTTTTACCTACATCCGTATGAACAGCATATGCAAAATCATAAGCTGTTGAACCTCTTGGAAGATTAAAAGTATCTCCGTGTGGAGAGTAAACAACAATCTCTTCTGAAAAGAGGTCATCTTTTGTATCTTGGTAAAACTCTTCTACATTGTCATTTGAAAATTCTAATGATTTAAGCCAATTTAAATTAGGTTGATGTTTTAGTCCGCTTTTATATTTCCAATGGGCAGCTATACCGTATTCGGCAACTTTATTCATCTCAAAAGTTCTAATTTGAATCTCATAAATTTTAGAGTTATAAAATACTGTTGTATGAATAGTTTGATAACCGTTCTCTTTTGGTGTTGCGACATAATCTTTAAATCTTGAGATTAGAGGTTTGTACTCTAAATGTAAAAAACCTAAAACTCTATAGCAGTCAATATCTTCGGGAACTAAAATTCTAATTGCCAAAAGGTCTAGAATTTCATCTATTGTTACACCTTTTCTTTGCATTTTCAGATATATTGAATAGTAATGTTTGATTCTGCTGAAAATTTGGATTTTATCTAAGTCAAAACCGTTTTTTTCCAGTATATTTTTTGTTGATGAAATAAATTTGTTAAAAGTTAATTGAATTGCATGTTCATGTTCAATCATAAAATTATCGATTTTTTTATATTCATTGGGATAAATATAGTAAAAAGCCAAATCTTCCAAAGTATTTTTTACGGTTGAAATACCAAGTCTGTGGGCAATGGGTACATAAACGACTAAAGTCTCTTCTGCTATTCTTTGTTGTTTGTTCTTAGGAAGAGCTTTTAAAGTCAGCATATTATGCAATCTATCGCAAAGTTTTACTATTAAAACTCTTACGTCATCGATTGATGCAATTAACATTTTTCTAAAAGTCATTGCAGAAGAGATTAATTTTTTATCTGAATCAGAGGGTGCTAATTCACTCTCTCTTATGGCATCAATTTTTGTCAAACCGTCAACCATATGGGCAACATTTTCACCCCATCTGTTTCTTACATACTCTAAAGTATATTTTGTATCTTCTACTACATCATGAAGTAGGGCAGTTGCTATTATATCTTCATCTTTTGAAAAGTGAGAAACAACGGTTGCAACAAGAATTGGGTGAATAACATAAGGTTCTCCGCTTTTTCGAAATTGACCTTCGTGTGCTTTTATAGCAAAATCAATTATATCTTCAAGCTTTGCAGAGACTCTTGTTTCATTGTGAAGAAGTGCGATTGCATCATCCAAAGTATTTATACTTTGAACTTTTAAAATAAATGGATCCATAAAATTAGTACCTAGGCAGTAATAAAGCTTTTGCTTTATTACTACTCTTTAGAAACAAGACCTTCGATTTTTAGAAGACCGCTTGCAATTTCATCTATTGCAATGTCAGTGTATTTCATGTTTTGAGTGTTTTTGTCTAATAACGGTTTTGCGCCTTTACTTAGTTCGTCTGCTCTTTGCCCCACAGCGATAGCTAAAATATATCTGTCATTGTTTACTCTTTTTAACGCTTGTGACATTCTCTCTTCTAATCTCATTAATATTCCTTAATTTTTATTTTACTATCGAGCATTTACTATAATCACCGTTGATTATTTTTAGTAAATTCCCTTTTTCATTCATATTTGTTACAACAATAGGAAGTTTGTTGTCTTTTGCTAATGCGATTGCCGTATCATCCATTACTTTGATATGATCTTCCAAAGCTTGGTCATATGTAAGCTCTTTTAGTTTTACCGCATCACTGTATTTCATCGGGTCTTTATTATAAACACCGTCAACTTTTGTTGCTTTTATAAGCATACATGCATCAATTTCAGTTGCTCTTAACGTAGCTGCCGTATCTGTCGTAAAATACGGGTTTCCTGTCCCCGCACTAAAAATTACGACTCTACCTTTTTGCAAATGTCTAGTTGCTCTTCTTACGATATAAGGCTCTGCAATTTGTTCCATTTTTATTGCAGTTTGTAATCTTGCAGATAATCCTTTATGTTCTAATGCCTCTTGCATAGCAACACCGTTTATTACCGTTGCTATCATTCCCATATAATCTGCACTTGTTCTTTTTATTATACCGTCGGCTGCTGCTGTTACACCTCTAACGATATTTCCACCACCTATAACTATTCCAACTTCAATATTGTTATCAACCAACTCTTTGATTTCATTTCCTATGTAGTCTAAAATCTGAGTGTCGATACCGTATCCATCTGCACCTGCAAGTGCTTCACCTGAAAATTTTACAAGTACTCTCTTTCTCATTCATGTCCTTTTGTAGTTGTGCGATTTTATCTAAAAAATTCTAAAAAATAAGTTAATAAAATTAACCTAGTGCCCATTCATAAAAAGGCAGAACATTTATCTGCAGCTCTTTTGACTTTACTGTTTCATTATTTGATACTGTTACGATGTTTATCTCTTTGATATTATATTCCAATGCAGTTTTTTTTATTTTTTTTAGTTGAGATTGCATCATTGTTGAATTGAAAAAAGGGATAGAGACTATCGCCAACTCTTTTTTGGGAATATAAAAATCTATATAATCTAAATAATAAATTTCACTGAATTTGTTTATTAATTCTTGAAAAATAATATTTGTAAGCTCGTTTTTAAACTTCTTTTTATAGGTTATTGCTGTAAAAAAAGCACCATTATACGAATATATTTTTTTAACCGCTTTTTCTTGATTATATTTTGAAATAAAATATATAATCTTTCTGTTTTCAAAGATTTTGCACTGTTCGTAAAACTTGTCTTTTGAGATTTTTATTTTACTTTTTAGGCTTAAAAACAGTTGGTTTAAAGATTTTTTTTCATCAATATTTAAAAATAAAAGTTTTAATATCTCTTGGGAAGTTTTATCAAAAGTTATTAGCCAAATTATATTTTGCAACTCTCTATAAACTTTAAAATCAGGTGTTTGAATGGTTTGAGGAAGATTTCCGTATTTTAAAAAATTATTAAAGTTATGGGTTATATTTTGGTTTTTCTTATCATGTAACAAATACTCTTCAAAATCTAAAGGCGTTAAAAAAAGTTTTTTATACTCTTTTAAATCTTTAGGCTCTTTTGAGGTAATAATTACGCTTTCACAAAAGGGTATTTTTATATCAAATTCAAAGTTTTCTAATACAATAACTTTTATTTTATTCTTGTAAACATACTCTTCTAAATCCTCTTTTATTTGATCTTTTTCTACTCTTAAATCATCAAAATCTATATATAAATAATCTTTTGTTTCAAAGTTTGATAAATAATCATAAATTAAAAAACTTTTACCTGATTTTGGAGGACCTAAAAGAATAGTTTTTGGATGAGTAATTCTTATTTTTCTTTCAGTAAAAACAATTTTACTGAATTCAAGCTCATGGCAGAACTCTAAAGAGGTCATTATCTCTTATCTTGTAGGATTATAGCCTCTTTTACCGCATTAATATAACTTTTACAGTTAAGCTCTCTATTTTGTTTATAAGCTATATCAAAAGCAGTTCCATGGTCAACGGAAGTTCTTATTATAGGAAGATTAAGACTTACATTTATACTTTGATCAAAATATAGTGCTTTAAGAGGAGCCAATCCTTGATCGTGGTACATGGCAACAAAATACTTTAAGTTTTTTCTTGATGCAGGCGAGAATGCGGTATCGGGAACAAGCGGACCTTTGAAAATATCTTTTTGCAGTTTTTTATTTGCATTTTTTATTGCTTTGAAAATTTCAACTTCTTCATTTCCCAAAACGCCGTTATCGCTTGCATGGGGATTTAAAGCTAAAACTCCTATTTTATCGCTGTTTACGCTTTTATAAAAGTCTAATAAAAATTTTGTTAAATCTTTTTCATTAATTGCTTTTGCAACTTTTTTTAAAGGAACATGTTCGGTAAACAAAGCTACGAAGAGTTTTTTACAGCCTAACATCATAATTGCATTTCTGCCGAAAAAATCTCTTAAAACTTCCGTATGCCCTTTATATTTTATTTTTGCTTTGTTCCAAGACTCTTTGTTAATAGGAAGGGTTACGATAGCTTCTACTTCTTTATTTTTTGCTAATTCGATTGCCTCGGTAAAAGAGTCATAAGAAAATTTTCCGCTTTTTTTTGAAACTTTTCCAGGTTTTATATCAAATTCACCTTTTACTTCATGGATATTAAAATCATTTGGAATTTCAAGAGATAAAAGGTTTGAGGCTTTTTTCAGCATCTTTTTATTTATACAATAAACAGGAGTACAAAATTTTGAAATTTTTCCATGAGACTTAAGAGCTATTTCAACTCCCACACCGTTTAAATCTCCTATAGATACGGCAATTTTAATTTTTTTGTTTTCCATTATAAAAGTTCTTTCATCTCTTTTATCGCTTTTTCAAGTCCCGTAAATACCGATCTTGCAATAATACTTTGACCGATATTTAATTCTTCTATTCCTTTGATTGAAGAGATTTCTTGAACATTTTGATAGTTTAAACCATGTCCTGCAGCCACTTTAAGATCTAATTCTTTAGCTTTTTTCGTAGCTTTTTTTATCTCTTTTTTTGCTTTTAAAAGAAGAGTGTTTAATTGTTTTCTTGAGAGTTCTAACTCTTTTATACTATGGTGGGTATTTGAAAGATTTCCGTAAAGCATTGCAAAAATATTTGCGTATGTACCTGTATGAAGTTCAATCCATTGGACATCAAGTTTTGAAGCAGCTTCAATCATCTCTTTACAAGGATCTATAAAAAGTGAAACTTCAATTTCATTTTCATGAAGTTTTTTAACGGCATTGTTTATTCTGTCGTAATTTGCAATTAAATCTAAACCGCCTTCGGTTGTTACTTCTTCTCTTTTTTCAGGAACTAATGTTGCTCTTAAGGGTTTTAGTTTACAAACTATATCTATAATCTCTTCATTGATTGAACACTCTAAATTAACAGGAAGAGCTGAAAGTTTGCAAATTGCCTGTGCATCTTCATCATGAATATGTCTTCTGTCTTCTCTTAAATGAATTGTTATTTGATCCGCTCCTGCTAATTTACAAATAGAAATCGCATCTAAAGGGTTTGGGTCATTTATTTTTCTAGCTTCTCTTAATACAGCTATATGGTCGATATTTACTCCAAGTAGCAAAGTTTTTCCTTTATGATAAATCTTTTAGTGTTGAGATATTTGCCGCAAGTTTATTTTGAACTTCCAAAAATTCAAGTTCGGGAATACTGTCTGCGACAATTCCTGCTCCTGCTTGAAAAATTACTTTGTCTTTTGTTAACATGGTAGTTCTAATAGTAATTGCAGAATCCATGTTTCCGTCAAAACCAAAGTAAGCTACGCTTCCTGAATAGAAGTTTCTTTTTATTCCTTCAAACTGGGCTATAAGTTCCATTGCTCTGATTTTTGGAGCTCCTGTCATTGTTCCGGCAGTAAAAGTTGCCGCAAAAAGATCAAACATATCGTATTTGCTTTCATCAATTTTGGCTTCTACGTCTGATACCATATGCATTACATGGGAATATCTTTCTACTCTCATTAAGTCAGTTGCTTTAACAGTTCCTGCTTGGGCAACTCTTCCTACATCGTTTCTTCCAAGATCAACAAGCATAATATGTTCTGCTCTCTCTTTGTCATCTTCAACCATCTCTTTTTCTAACTCTAAATCTCTATCTAAAGTTTTTCCTCTTTTTCTAGTTCCAGCAATAGGTCTTAAAAGAATATGTCCGTCAACTAATCTAACCATAACTTCAGGAGAACTTCCCGCTATTGAGAAATCTTCAAATTGAAGGAAAAAAAGGTATGGGCTTGGATTTTTACTTCTTAATGCTCTATAAAAACTTAAGTGATCTACTTTTGCATTTTGAATAAATCTGTTAGACATTAAAATTTGAAAAACATCTCCTGATTTTATCATCTCTTTTGATTCTTGAACCATTTCAAAAAATTTATCTTTTGTATAGTTAAATTTTCCTTCATCTAAGATAGTTGCTTTTTTAAGAGGAGTAAAAAGATAAGGAGATAAAAGTTCTTGTTCTATTTTTTCTAAATCTTTTTCTTTGTCTTCAACCGAAGTTACCATTACAAGTTTTGAAGTTTTATGAGAGAATCCAAGAATAATATTCGGTCTGATTAGGTCTAAATCGGGCATATTTAGCTGATCTTCAAGATTTTTCATATATTTTTTTAAAACAGGTTCAAACTCTTTTGACATATCATATCCCACATTCCCGATAAATCCGTCAATAAGACCTATACCTAACTGCTCTGCTTTTTGTTTATAGAACTCTTTATTTATAGATTTATAATATTTTTGAAGAAATTTTAAGGGATTTGATTCAACTTGGCTAATCTCTTTTTTTTCGTTTTTATAGTAACAAATTCCGTTTTCATACCAAACTCTTTCTCTGTCACCGATTATAATATAAGAGTAGTTTCCTTCTGAGGAGTTTATAGTACTTTCATATAAAAAAGTCACTTCGTCTTTGTATAAGTTTTTGACTTTTTCATAGATCGAAACAGGAGTGAATTGATCTAGAAAAAGTTCTTTTGAAAAAAATTGCATATATGTAATACCTTGTTAATATGTTAAGATAAATGCTCCGGATACATTAAGTTTTCTTTTTATATCGTCTGTAGCATTTCTTGCTTGTCCTCTTGAAGTATATGGTCCTATTAATACTTTATGGAACATTTTCCCGTTTATTGAAACTTTATATATTTTATATGAGAAACCTTTACTTGTAATTGTGTTTAGATATTTTGCCGAAGGCATTTTTGAAAATGCTCCGATTTGAACAAAAGTACCTTTTGGTTTTGTCGTAACTGTTTGTGAACTTGAAGATACTGCTTTTGGCACACTCTTTTTAGGTTCGCTTTTTTTAACGGCAGGTTTTGGTTTGACTACTTTTTTTACGGGTTTGGGTTCCTCTTTTTTTACTTCAAATACATCAGGTTTTGTTTCAGGTTCTACTGTTTCATTAACCTCATTTTGCTCTATTTGTTTAAGATTTAAATTTTTATCTACTTCTTGCTCTACTTGAGCCTCTTTCTCTTTTCCTTCTTTTATATTTTTTAATTTTTCATTGATAATTTTTTGGTATTGTTCTTCAATATTCTCATTCCCCGACAACTCTTGTTGTGTCTGTTCATTGTCGTTTGTAAATGAATCATTTGAAGTAGAGTCATTTGTTAAAAGGCGAATTATTATTATTGTTAATAAAAAAAGAATTACTAAGATTAAACCAAGAACAAGGTATTTCTTTTTATTTTGCTCGTTTGTATTGCTTTTACCGAGCATAATATCACTATATTCTCTCTCTTCTTGAATCTCTATTTCTCTGTCTAACTGACTTTGAGAAGGTCTTTGCTGTGCCTCTTCTTGAAACTGTGATTCACTGCTTTTTATCTCATTTAATCTCTGTTCAATTTCACTTTTCTCTTGCTTTAACTGAACTTTTTTTATAAAATCTTCGCCTTTAATTTCCATAGATTATCCTTAATACTTTTAAGTTTTAAACTTTTAGTATGTACTACTATTATAAATCACAAAACGATTAGCAAGGTCTTTAAGCTCTAAACTAATCTTAGCTTGTAAATCCGTGTTGTTAATATCATCTAATACATCACAAATTTTATTTGCTATTAACTTAAACTCTTCTTCTTTCATCCCTCTTGCTGTTAAAGCCGGACTTCCTATTCTTATCCCGCTTGTTACAAACGGACTTCTTGTTTCTCCGGGTACTGTGTTTTTATTTACTGTTATTCCTGCATTCCCTAATGCTGCATCTGCATCTTTACCTGAAAAATCTTTATTTAAAAACGATACTAACACTAAGTGATTATCAGTACCTCCAGATACTACATCATATCCTCTTTTACTTATTACCTCTGCTAGTATTTGTGCGTTTACTTTTACTTGTTTTGCGTACTCTTTCCATTTTGGATCTAACACTTCTTTAAAAGCTACTGCTTTTGCTGCTATTACATGTACTAATGGTCCACCTTGCAATCCAGGGAAAATTGCCGAGTTTATTTTTTTTGCAAGTTCTTCATCATTTGTCATTATCATCCCACCTCTTGGACCTCTTAGTGTCTTATGGGTAGTTGTTGTTACTACATGTGCGTAAGGAAAAGGACTTTGATGTTCTCCTGCTGCTACTAATCCTGCTATATGTGCTATATCTGCAAAAAGTATTGCTCCTACTTCATCTGCTATTTCTCTAAATCTTTTAAAGTCTATCTCTCTTGCGTATGCGCTTGCTCCGCACACTATTATTTTTGGTTGTACTATTTTTGCTATTTCAAGAACTTTATCATAATTTATTCTTCCGTCTAATTCTACTCCATAGTAGAAAGCATGATAGTTTTTCCCTGAAAAAGATGGTTTTGACCCATGAGTTAAGTGTCCTCCATGACTTAAATCCATACCTAAGATTTTATCTCCTGCTTTTATTAATGCTGCGTATACTGCTCCGTTTGCTTGAGATCCGCTATGAGGTTGTACATTTGCATATTTACAGTTAAAGATTTCACAAGCTCTATCAATAGCTAGTTGTTCTACTTTATCTGCTTCTTCACATCCACCGTAATATCTTTTATTTGGGTATCCTTCTGCGTATTTATTTGTAAATATGCTTCCCATTGCTTCCATTACGGCAGGACTTGTAAAGTTCTCACTTGCTATCATTTCCAAGTGTGTTGTTTGTCTCTCTAATTCATTCTCTAATATCTCAAATACTTCTTTATCTGCTTCTTCTAAGCTTTTGTTTGTTATGTAACTCATTATTTGTTCTCCTAAATTATTCAATAACTACTTTTCTTCTTCGTCTTCTTCATTCTCTTCAATTTTCAGAGGTTTCATTGCAGGGAATAATAATACATCTCTAATAGAGTGTTCATTTGTAAGCATCATTACTAATCTGTCAATTCCGATACCTTGTCCGGCAGTCGGTGCCATTCCGTATGATAAAGCATTTACGAAGTCTTCATCCATTTCATGAGCTTCATCATCTCCTGAATCTTTTGCTTCCATCTGTTTTTCAAATCTTCCTAGCTGGTCTAAAGGATCATTTAACTCACTAAAGGCATTTGCAATCTCTTTACCTGCGATAAAAAGTTCAAATCTATCTGTTAAATGAGGTTTTTCATCAGATCTTCTTGCAAGAGGTGAAATTTCAACAGGGTATTCCGTAATAAATGTAGGGTTTATTAATTTTTCTTCAACAAATTCATCAAAAAGTTCCCCTTGAAGTTGTCCTAAATTCATATTTTCATTTACTTCAAGATTATGCTCTTTTAGATATGCAATGATTTTTTCTCTATCTTCTGTTATCTCTTTAGGAACTCCTCCTATTGAGCTTAAAGATTCGATTAACGGAACTTCGCTGAAATTAGAAAAATCAATTTTTATATCACCGTAAGGAAGAACAGTAGGTAAATCCAAATTATCAAATAAAAATTCAAAATACTCTTTTGTAAGTTCAATTAAATCTTTATAGGTTTTATATGCCCAATAAAATTCTATTGACGTAAATTCGGGATTGTGTGTTGCATCCATTCCCTCATTTCTAAAGTTTCTGTTTATTTCAAATACCGCTTCAAAACCACCTACAATTAATCTTTTTAAATAAAGTTCAGGTGCAATTCTTAAATATCTGTTTACTCCTAAAGCATTATGATGAGTTACAAAAGGTTTTGCATTTGCTCCACCTGCTATTGGGTGCATCATCGGAGTTTCAACTTCTAAGAAACCTTTTGCTTCAAAAAATCTTCTAGTAAGTGAGATTACTTTTGATCTTAATTGGAAAGTTTTTCTAACTTCCGAGTTCATAATAAGATCTAAATATCTTTGTCTGTATCTTGACTCTTTATCTTGGATACCGTGATACTTTTCAGGTAGGGGAGATATAGCTTTTGTTAAAATTTTTAGATTTGATACATGAAGCGATAGTTCACCTTTATTTGTAATAAAAGGGTATCCGCTAACTTCGACAATATCTCCTACTTCAACATTTTTTTTAAAAATTTCGTTATAAAAACCTTCTGGCAGATTGTCTCTTGCCACATAAAGTTGAAGTAATCCGCTTTCATCTTCTATTTTTAAAAATGAAGCTTTTCCCATAAGTCTAAAAAATTTTATTCTACCTGCAACCGTATATTTTCTTGTTTCATCTCTTTTTTCTTCAGTTTGAAAAAGATCACTATTTACATTTAAATATTTAGAAATGGTAGTATTCCTCGCAGACTCGTTTGAATATGGATTAAATCCTTTTTCTCTTAAAAAATTTGCTTTTTCTATTCTTTGTTGTATATATTTGTTTTCAAACAATCTTCTCTTCCTTTGTACTCTTATTTATTATCAGTATTTATATCTGTTTCTTCTTTTTGTAACTGTTCTATTTGCTCTTTTGTCTCTTTTTGTATAGATTCTGAAATCTCGTCAGCTACACTTTTCTTTACTGTATCAACAACTGCATTGCCTGATTCTACAGCTTTTTCTTTTATCTCTTTTACCGTATCGGAAACTTCTTGACTTAAAGAATTTTTTTCTTCTTTTTGATTTTCTTTATCTTCAGAAGAGACGCTGTTTTCAACTTTTTTAACAATATCAGAGGTATCTAGTTTTACAATATAACCACCTGTTTTTACAAGTAAAGGGAAAGTAATTGAATCTGATACTTTATTGTTCATCAAATCTTTAAACGATTGAACTTGATATAAAGCATAAGCGATTACCGAGAAAATAAAAAATACTTTTGCACTTCCAAAAACAAATCCTAAAATTCT
It encodes the following:
- a CDS encoding DNA-directed RNA polymerase subunit omega; its protein translation is MRLEERMSQALKRVNNDRYILAIAVGQRADELSKGAKPLLDKNTQNMKYTDIAIDEIASGLLKIEGLVSKE
- the pyrH gene encoding UMP kinase; this translates as MRKRVLVKFSGEALAGADGYGIDTQILDYIGNEIKELVDNNIEVGIVIGGGNIVRGVTAAADGIIKRTSADYMGMIATVINGVAMQEALEHKGLSARLQTAIKMEQIAEPYIVRRATRHLQKGRVVIFSAGTGNPYFTTDTAATLRATEIDACMLIKATKVDGVYNKDPMKYSDAVKLKELTYDQALEDHIKVMDDTAIALAKDNKLPIVVTNMNEKGNLLKIINGDYSKCSIVK
- a CDS encoding anthranilate synthase component I family protein produces the protein MQFFSKELFLDQFTPVSIYEKVKNLYKDEVTFLYESTINSSEGNYSYIIIGDRERVWYENGICYYKNEKKEISQVESNPLKFLQKYYKSINKEFYKQKAEQLGIGLIDGFIGNVGYDMSKEFEPVLKKYMKNLEDQLNMPDLDLIRPNIILGFSHKTSKLVMVTSVEDKEKDLEKIEQELLSPYLFTPLKKATILDEGKFNYTKDKFFEMVQESKEMIKSGDVFQILMSNRFIQNAKVDHLSFYRALRSKNPSPYLFFLQFEDFSIAGSSPEVMVRLVDGHILLRPIAGTRKRGKTLDRDLELEKEMVEDDKERAEHIMLVDLGRNDVGRVAQAGTVKATDLMRVERYSHVMHMVSDVEAKIDESKYDMFDLFAATFTAGTMTGAPKIRAMELIAQFEGIKRNFYSGSVAYFGFDGNMDSAITIRTTMLTKDKVIFQAGAGIVADSIPELEFLEVQNKLAANISTLKDLS
- a CDS encoding CvpA family protein, whose translation is MQSFTVFDIVIISITVLLGLKGLLRGFIKEIFGLVGIIGGIFVASRMAEEIGSLVAPLLALENSATIKLIGFIIGLVGFWAIIYILGIILSKIFSVSGLGFFDRILGFVFGSAKVFFIFSVIAYALYQVQSFKDLMNNKVSDSITFPLLVKTGGYIVKLDTSDIVKKVENSVSSEDKENQKEEKNSLSQEVSDTVKEIKEKAVESGNAVVDTVKKSVADEISESIQKETKEQIEQLQKEETDINTDNK
- a CDS encoding RelA/SpoT family protein, with amino-acid sequence MDPFILKVQSINTLDDAIALLHNETRVSAKLEDIIDFAIKAHEGQFRKSGEPYVIHPILVATVVSHFSKDEDIIATALLHDVVEDTKYTLEYVRNRWGENVAHMVDGLTKIDAIRESELAPSDSDKKLISSAMTFRKMLIASIDDVRVLIVKLCDRLHNMLTLKALPKNKQQRIAEETLVVYVPIAHRLGISTVKNTLEDLAFYYIYPNEYKKIDNFMIEHEHAIQLTFNKFISSTKNILEKNGFDLDKIQIFSRIKHYYSIYLKMQRKGVTIDEILDLLAIRILVPEDIDCYRVLGFLHLEYKPLISRFKDYVATPKENGYQTIHTTVFYNSKIYEIQIRTFEMNKVAEYGIAAHWKYKSGLKHQPNLNWLKSLEFSNDNVEEFYQDTKDDLFSEEIVVYSPHGDTFNLPRGSTAYDFAYAVHTDVGKNAVECYINKIKKPLLTELHSSDIVSIKTVDYAIPRCSWIEMVKTNRAKKQIRLLCSQRIKEIDELTGRNIINTVFSKYMEKVTSIYKFESLYKVPQILDYFKHVKHEIEKKIIQHRGFVARFKIYTSKIKRYKFDNLIIYSNFSINSVSFDHCCHPKFADEIVAFKEGNKAVIHHKMCDKAYKKIMSNEPMLFCKWTKDTLYQYKMVVSLPNTKGELARLLTYMSQYEGYILSVDYGREKHSYRQYCDIEFEINISNVEEVRKIIEKKVKVIEFFSKRDAYNK
- a CDS encoding serine hydroxymethyltransferase — translated: MSYITNKSLEEADKEVFEILENELERQTTHLEMIASENFTSPAVMEAMGSIFTNKYAEGYPNKRYYGGCEEADKVEQLAIDRACEIFNCKYANVQPHSGSQANGAVYAALIKAGDKILGMDLSHGGHLTHGSKPSFSGKNYHAFYYGVELDGRINYDKVLEIAKIVQPKIIVCGASAYAREIDFKRFREIADEVGAILFADIAHIAGLVAAGEHQSPFPYAHVVTTTTHKTLRGPRGGMIMTNDEELAKKINSAIFPGLQGGPLVHVIAAKAVAFKEVLDPKWKEYAKQVKVNAQILAEVISKRGYDVVSGGTDNHLVLVSFLNKDFSGKDADAALGNAGITVNKNTVPGETRSPFVTSGIRIGSPALTARGMKEEEFKLIANKICDVLDDINNTDLQAKISLELKDLANRFVIYNSSTY
- the lysS gene encoding lysine--tRNA ligase, with product MFENKYIQQRIEKANFLREKGFNPYSNESARNTTISKYLNVNSDLFQTEEKRDETRKYTVAGRIKFFRLMGKASFLKIEDESGLLQLYVARDNLPEGFYNEIFKKNVEVGDIVEVSGYPFITNKGELSLHVSNLKILTKAISPLPEKYHGIQDKESRYRQRYLDLIMNSEVRKTFQLRSKVISLTRRFFEAKGFLEVETPMMHPIAGGANAKPFVTHHNALGVNRYLRIAPELYLKRLIVGGFEAVFEINRNFRNEGMDATHNPEFTSIEFYWAYKTYKDLIELTKEYFEFLFDNLDLPTVLPYGDIKIDFSNFSEVPLIESLSSIGGVPKEITEDREKIIAYLKEHNLEVNENMNLGQLQGELFDEFVEEKLINPTFITEYPVEISPLARRSDEKPHLTDRFELFIAGKEIANAFSELNDPLDQLGRFEKQMEAKDSGDDEAHEMDEDFVNALSYGMAPTAGQGIGIDRLVMMLTNEHSIRDVLLFPAMKPLKIEENEEDEEEK
- a CDS encoding pyridoxine 5'-phosphate synthase; this translates as MLLGVNIDHIAVLREARKINDPNPLDAISICKLAGADQITIHLREDRRHIHDEDAQAICKLSALPVNLECSINEEIIDIVCKLKPLRATLVPEKREEVTTEGGLDLIANYDRINNAVKKLHENEIEVSLFIDPCKEMIEAASKLDVQWIELHTGTYANIFAMLYGNLSNTHHSIKELELSRKQLNTLLLKAKKEIKKATKKAKELDLKVAAGHGLNYQNVQEISSIKGIEELNIGQSIIARSVFTGLEKAIKEMKELL
- a CDS encoding ATP-binding protein, producing MTSLEFCHELEFSKIVFTERKIRITHPKTILLGPPKSGKSFLIYDYLSNFETKDYLYIDFDDLRVEKDQIKEDLEEYVYKNKIKVIVLENFEFDIKIPFCESVIITSKEPKDLKEYKKLFLTPLDFEEYLLHDKKNQNITHNFNNFLKYGNLPQTIQTPDFKVYRELQNIIWLITFDKTSQEILKLLFLNIDEKKSLNQLFLSLKSKIKISKDKFYEQCKIFENRKIIYFISKYNQEKAVKKIYSYNGAFFTAITYKKKFKNELTNIIFQELINKFSEIYYLDYIDFYIPKKELAIVSIPFFNSTMMQSQLKKIKKTALEYNIKEINIVTVSNNETVKSKELQINVLPFYEWALG
- the pdxA gene encoding 4-hydroxythreonine-4-phosphate dehydrogenase is translated as MENKKIKIAVSIGDLNGVGVEIALKSHGKISKFCTPVYCINKKMLKKASNLLSLEIPNDFNIHEVKGEFDIKPGKVSKKSGKFSYDSFTEAIELAKNKEVEAIVTLPINKESWNKAKIKYKGHTEVLRDFFGRNAIMMLGCKKLFVALFTEHVPLKKVAKAINEKDLTKFLLDFYKSVNSDKIGVLALNPHASDNGVLGNEEVEIFKAIKNANKKLQKDIFKGPLVPDTAFSPASRKNLKYFVAMYHDQGLAPLKALYFDQSINVSLNLPIIRTSVDHGTAFDIAYKQNRELNCKSYINAVKEAIILQDKR
- a CDS encoding SPOR domain-containing protein; this encodes MEIKGEDFIKKVQLKQEKSEIEQRLNEIKSSESQFQEEAQQRPSQSQLDREIEIQEEREYSDIMLGKSNTNEQNKKKYLVLGLILVILFLLTIIIIRLLTNDSTSNDSFTNDNEQTQQELSGNENIEEQYQKIINEKLKNIKEGKEKEAQVEQEVDKNLNLKQIEQNEVNETVEPETKPDVFEVKKEEPKPVKKVVKPKPAVKKSEPKKSVPKAVSSSSQTVTTKPKGTFVQIGAFSKMPSAKYLNTITSKGFSYKIYKVSINGKMFHKVLIGPYTSRGQARNATDDIKRKLNVSGAFILTY